In the Engystomops pustulosus chromosome 2, aEngPut4.maternal, whole genome shotgun sequence genome, one interval contains:
- the RABL3 gene encoding rab-like protein 3: protein MAALDRVKVLVLGDSGVGKSSLVHLLCQNLVLGNPSWTVGCSVDVRLHEYREGTPEEKTFYIELWDVGGSVGSASSVKSTRAVFYNSVNGIVLVHDLTNKKSSQNLYRWSLEALNRDLQPTGVLVTNGDYDRENFADNQIPLLVIGTKLDQIPEAKRSEVLTRTAFLAEDFNAEEINLDCTNTRYLAAGSSNAVKLSRFFDKVIEKRYFSRDGSAMAGFSDRKRFGSFKSLHYD from the exons ATGGCGGCGCTGGACAGAGTGAAGGTGCTGGTCCTGGGGGACTCTG GGGTGGGGAAGTCGTCGCTGGTCCATCTGCTGTGCCAGAACCTGGTGCTGGGGAACCCGTCTTGGACTGTGGGCTGTTCTGTGGACGTCCGG CTCCATGAGTATCGGGAGGGGACCCCGGAGGAAAAGACCTTCTACATCGAGCTGTGGGACGTGGGCGGCTCCGTGGGCAGCGCCAGCAGCGTCAAGAGCACCAGAGCCGTATTCTACAACAGTGTCAATG GGATCGTCCTCGTCCATGATCTGACCAATAAGAAGTCCTCCCAGAACCTGTACCGCTGGTCCCTGGAGGCCCTGAACCGGGACCTGCAGCCCACGGGGGTCCTGGTGACTAACGG GGATTATGACCGGGAGAACTTTGCTGACAACCAGATCCCTCTGCTGGTCATCGGCACCAAACTGGATCAGATCCCAGAGGCGAAGCGGAGCGAAGTCCTGACCCGCACGGCCTTCCTGGCCGAGGACTTCAATGCCGAGGAGATTAATCTG GACTGCACCAATACCCGATACCTGGCCGCAGGGTCTTCCAACGCCGTCAAACTGAGCAGGTTCTTCGACAAG GTGATAGAGAAAAGATACTTCTCAAGGGATGGAAGTGCA ATGGCTGGATTCTCCGATAGGAAGCGTTTTGGATCCTTTAAGAGTCTTCACTATGACTGA